In Runella sp. SP2, the genomic window CAGAGGCTCATATTGTCAATATTTCGAGTATGGGTGGGTTTATTCCGTTTCCAGGACAAACCATTTACGGTGCGGCCAAAGCCGCCGTGAAATTGTTTACGGAAGGATTGTATGCCGAACTCAAAGAGACAAACGTTAAAGTAACGGTCGTACATCCTGGCGCTATTGCGACAAACATCACCGAAAATTCAGGTTTGGGAAAACCTAAAGGCGACCCCGCCACACAAACTAAAATGGCTTTGCCCGCCCCCAAAGCCGCAGCACTCATCCTTCGAGCTATAGAAAAAAACAGCTACCGCATTACCGTCGGAAAAGATGCGACCATTTTGGATATTCTTTATCGCCTTAATCCACGATTTGCAACGAATTTTATTCGGAAAATGATGAAGAAAGCGGTAGGTAATATGTAGAGAATGGCCTTATTTCCTAAACCGATACAAATACGGTGCTTTATTCTGCGCTCCCGTAAATTTCTTTTCGAGGCGTTCGAGCACGTTAAGATCGAGCATTTTCTTTTGGAAATTGTTGCGGGCAAAAGGTTTGTCATACACCGCCTCGTACAATTCTTGCACTTCACGCATGGTGAACGTTTCGGGTAAGAGATTGAAGCCAATGAGCTTTTGGTCAAGGTTTTGGCGGAGAGCTTCCAGCGCGGCATCGACCATTTCGTTGTGGTCCATAATCATCTTAGGCAACTCTTTTACATTGTACCAACCCACGGAAGCATCAAGCATTCCTCTGCGAGGGCTTACTTTGTTGATGTCCACCAAGGCGTAATAGCCAATCGAAACAAAGCGCTTGGAGAGCCATTGGAAGCTACTTTCGTCTAAAATCCCTTTATCAAGCCATTCTTCCTTCATGTTATTAAAACCCTCAAAGATTTCGTGGTTGATGCGGGTTGGTTCCCCAAAAACCCGATATTGTTCTAGGTAAATATCAGTGAGTCCAGTGCGCTCTTCCAAAATGCGTTGAGCCGCCAAGTCAATGCTTTCTTCTTGCTTGATAAATCCCCCAGGCAAAGTCCAAACGGCATGAGGAAGGTCAACTTTAGAAACTAACACCTTTAATTCTAACTCCTGATAACCAAAAATAACACAGTCGATAGATAGTTGGCGAATAAAATGTTCTTCGTCGAATAACTTCATGGGGCGTGGTTTTAGGAATTAGTAAATTTCAAATTAGGGATAAATACACAAACTAAGCATGAAAGTTACACTTTTGACAGGCTTCCGAGTGATATGCGGCTATAAAAAGCTCATTTTCATTTATCACTGTATTTTACCGCTTGTAAAATATAACTCTTCAAAGACAAAATAATGCAAAAATTATTGTCTTTAAAATAGACAATAAAAATTTTTATTCTATACCTTTGTTGTGTGATACATCTAACACATTCGCAACCAGTACTTCTATTCGCCTAAAAAATTACCTCAATGAAAAAAATCATCAAAATTGTACTGGGAGTCATCGTTGGCTTGGTGGTACTCTTGAGCGCCGTGGCGGGAATA contains:
- a CDS encoding NrtR DNA-binding winged helix domain-containing protein, with amino-acid sequence MKLFDEEHFIRQLSIDCVIFGYQELELKVLVSKVDLPHAVWTLPGGFIKQEESIDLAAQRILEERTGLTDIYLEQYRVFGEPTRINHEIFEGFNNMKEEWLDKGILDESSFQWLSKRFVSIGYYALVDINKVSPRRGMLDASVGWYNVKELPKMIMDHNEMVDAALEALRQNLDQKLIGFNLLPETFTMREVQELYEAVYDKPFARNNFQKKMLDLNVLERLEKKFTGAQNKAPYLYRFRK
- a CDS encoding SDR family oxidoreductase; its protein translation is MQLANKIIVVTGAGSGMGREMTLQLLKKNAKVVGVDIHENALVETQKLAGVGDDCFKGFQLDISNKEKVEALPAAVIAHFGSVDGLINNAGIIQKFIPVNELSYEDIQRVMNVNFYGMVYLTKSFLPHFLTRPEAHIVNISSMGGFIPFPGQTIYGAAKAAVKLFTEGLYAELKETNVKVTVVHPGAIATNITENSGLGKPKGDPATQTKMALPAPKAAALILRAIEKNSYRITVGKDATILDILYRLNPRFATNFIRKMMKKAVGNM